The following coding sequences are from one Pseudonocardia sp. EC080619-01 window:
- a CDS encoding amino acid ABC transporter permease has product MAAAQLSDFGPTRWAATVYVGVFRGIPPLVQLIFWFNLAYLLPRISIGVPFGPTLLSWDANDLITPLTAGVIGLSLVQSAYMAEIIRAGILGVDHGQREAASAMGFTPAQTFFRIILPQAMRVIIPPSGSQFITVVKGTALVSVIAMNDLLHSVQVIYNQTYEIVPMLIVACLWYLTVVTLLTIGQRRLERRFARGHVRTTPSGGAS; this is encoded by the coding sequence CTGGCCGCCGCGCAGCTGTCCGACTTCGGGCCGACCCGGTGGGCCGCGACCGTCTACGTCGGCGTCTTCCGCGGCATCCCGCCGCTGGTCCAGCTCATCTTCTGGTTCAACCTGGCCTACCTGCTGCCGCGGATCTCGATCGGCGTCCCGTTCGGCCCGACGCTGCTGAGCTGGGACGCGAACGACCTGATCACCCCGCTGACCGCGGGCGTCATCGGCCTGTCGCTGGTCCAGTCCGCGTACATGGCCGAGATCATCCGCGCCGGGATCCTCGGCGTGGACCACGGCCAGCGCGAGGCCGCCTCGGCGATGGGCTTCACCCCGGCGCAGACCTTCTTCCGGATCATCCTGCCGCAGGCCATGCGGGTGATCATCCCGCCGTCCGGCAGCCAGTTCATCACGGTCGTGAAGGGCACCGCACTCGTCTCGGTGATCGCGATGAACGACCTCCTGCACTCCGTGCAGGTGATCTACAACCAGACCTACGAGATCGTCCCGATGCTGATCGTGGCGTGCCTCTGGTACCTGACGGTCGTCACGCTGCTGACGATCGGGCAGCGCAGGCTGGAGCGCCGCTTCGCCCGCGGTCACGTCCGGACGACCCCCTCCGGAGGTGCCTCGTGA
- a CDS encoding transporter substrate-binding domain-containing protein translates to MRLIRHSRPGRWALAVVAASAALATGCGATVGEPTRTPPQPGANTALHATLPDSVKESGVIRFAGDSHPPYRTVGGGGGGEITGIDADIQDELSRVLGVRIETSVVDSLPAALQGMLAGRYDAFNGPVKVTAERERQFDTVTWMTTRTSYVVPADPPTPIAATEDLCGRRVAVVSASVVEEQLRRLSGYCERTGRGAVESVGLADTNATLLAAQSGRAEAAGMTQAAAIDVTSQQQGAYTYVTQTEEQGATADKLALYVAKSSELGPAMQGAFEELFRDGSYRRIMQKWGLDDVTVPAPEYNAGTAP, encoded by the coding sequence ATGCGCCTCATCCGCCACTCGCGCCCAGGTCGCTGGGCCCTCGCGGTCGTGGCCGCGTCGGCCGCGCTGGCCACCGGCTGTGGAGCGACCGTCGGGGAACCCACCCGGACGCCCCCGCAGCCCGGCGCGAACACCGCACTGCACGCCACGCTGCCGGACTCGGTCAAGGAGTCGGGAGTGATCCGGTTCGCCGGGGACTCGCACCCGCCCTACCGCACCGTCGGCGGCGGCGGCGGCGGCGAGATCACCGGCATCGACGCCGACATCCAGGACGAGCTGAGCCGGGTGCTCGGCGTCCGGATCGAGACCAGTGTGGTCGACAGCCTGCCCGCGGCGCTGCAGGGCATGCTCGCCGGCCGCTACGACGCGTTCAACGGACCGGTGAAGGTCACCGCCGAGCGCGAGCGCCAGTTCGACACCGTCACCTGGATGACCACCCGGACGTCCTACGTCGTCCCGGCGGACCCCCCGACCCCGATCGCCGCGACCGAGGACCTCTGCGGGCGGCGCGTCGCGGTCGTCTCGGCCAGCGTCGTCGAGGAACAGCTGCGCCGGCTCTCCGGCTACTGCGAGCGGACCGGGCGCGGCGCCGTGGAGTCCGTCGGGCTGGCCGACACCAACGCCACCCTGCTCGCCGCCCAGTCCGGCCGGGCCGAGGCCGCGGGCATGACCCAGGCCGCGGCGATCGACGTGACCAGCCAGCAGCAGGGCGCCTACACCTACGTCACGCAGACCGAGGAGCAGGGCGCGACCGCCGACAAGCTCGCGCTCTACGTGGCCAAGTCCAGCGAGCTCGGGCCGGCGATGCAGGGCGCCTTCGAGGAGCTGTTCCGGGACGGCAGCTACCGCCGGATCATGCAGAAGTGGGGCCTGGACGACGTGACCGTGCCCGCCCCCGAGTACAACGCGGGGACCGCACCGTGA
- a CDS encoding ATP-dependent Clp protease ATP-binding subunit, whose product MPQDPFRDALGPLEPLLGRLFETLGDLDGTSGQDTDPDRRPPGSRGTRGLDRFGRDLTADAAAGRLDPVVGRAAEIDAALEVLGRRAKNNPVLVGEPGVGKTAIAEGIAARVAAGEVPAVLRGVRVVALDLAGMVAGTKYRGEFEERLTAVIDEVVAADGRIVVFVDELHLVVGAGGAADGGAMDAASILKPVLARGALRMIGATTTEDYRRHIERDAALERRFEPVPVPEPTEPETVAILHGLRARYESHHGVRLTDGALDAAVALSARYLPDRFLPDKAIDLLDRAAARAGMRTAGGDAAAGAAARQAEELGRAREVAVDSEDFERAAMLTRELERLRAASPSGGRPEITADDVAEIVSRRTGIPVARLGTDERDRLLALEDHLHARVVGQDDAVEAVADAVRAGRAGLGHPDRPVGSFLFLGPSGVGKTELARALADALFDSPDRIVRLDMSEYTDRASVSRLIGAPPGYVGHDDGGRLTEAVRRTPYCVLLLDEIEKAHVEVTSALLGVLDAGRLTDARGRTVDFRHTIVIMTSNLGSEQLLAAATAGTPLDDVREPLLALARGHFRPEFLNRIDEIVLFAPLTPAQLHRIVEMMLAETGERLRAQGVTLDADDAAIDLLARRGHRPEHGARPLRRTIGREVERRLSRLLLSGDLRPGGTVRLTADGDELDVAVTPG is encoded by the coding sequence ATGCCCCAGGACCCGTTCCGCGATGCGCTCGGCCCGCTCGAACCGCTGCTCGGCCGGCTGTTCGAGACCCTGGGCGACCTCGACGGCACCTCCGGCCAGGACACCGACCCCGACCGTCGCCCACCCGGGAGCCGGGGGACCCGCGGGCTCGACCGGTTCGGCCGCGACCTCACCGCGGACGCCGCCGCCGGGCGCCTGGACCCCGTCGTCGGGCGCGCCGCCGAGATCGACGCCGCGCTGGAGGTGCTGGGCCGCCGGGCGAAGAACAACCCGGTGCTGGTCGGCGAACCGGGCGTCGGGAAGACCGCGATCGCCGAGGGGATCGCCGCCCGGGTCGCGGCGGGCGAGGTCCCCGCGGTCCTGCGCGGCGTGCGGGTGGTCGCGCTCGACCTCGCCGGGATGGTGGCGGGCACGAAGTACCGCGGCGAGTTCGAGGAGCGGCTCACCGCGGTGATCGACGAGGTGGTCGCCGCGGACGGGCGGATCGTGGTGTTCGTCGACGAGCTGCACCTGGTCGTCGGAGCGGGCGGCGCCGCCGACGGGGGCGCGATGGACGCCGCGTCGATCCTCAAGCCCGTGCTCGCCCGCGGCGCGCTCCGGATGATCGGCGCGACCACCACCGAGGACTACCGCCGCCACATCGAACGGGACGCGGCGCTGGAGCGGCGCTTCGAACCGGTCCCGGTGCCCGAGCCGACCGAGCCGGAGACCGTCGCGATCCTGCACGGGCTGCGCGCCCGGTACGAGAGCCACCACGGCGTCCGGCTGACCGACGGCGCGCTCGACGCCGCGGTCGCGCTGTCCGCCCGCTACCTCCCGGACCGGTTCCTGCCGGACAAGGCGATCGACCTCCTCGACCGGGCCGCCGCCCGGGCCGGGATGCGCACCGCGGGCGGCGACGCCGCGGCCGGTGCCGCCGCGCGGCAGGCGGAGGAGCTGGGCCGGGCCCGGGAGGTGGCGGTCGACTCCGAGGACTTCGAGCGGGCCGCGATGCTCACCCGGGAGCTGGAACGGCTGCGTGCCGCGTCCCCGTCCGGCGGGCGCCCGGAGATCACCGCCGACGATGTCGCCGAGATCGTCTCCCGGCGCACCGGCATCCCGGTCGCCCGGCTCGGCACCGACGAGCGCGACCGGCTGCTCGCGCTGGAGGACCACCTGCACGCCCGCGTCGTCGGGCAGGACGACGCCGTGGAGGCCGTCGCCGACGCCGTCCGTGCCGGCCGGGCCGGGCTCGGCCACCCGGACCGGCCCGTCGGGTCGTTCCTGTTCCTCGGGCCCAGCGGGGTCGGGAAGACCGAGCTGGCCCGGGCGCTCGCCGACGCGCTCTTCGACTCGCCCGACCGGATCGTGCGCCTCGACATGAGCGAGTACACCGACCGCGCGTCGGTGTCCCGGCTGATCGGCGCACCGCCCGGCTACGTCGGGCACGACGACGGCGGCCGCCTCACCGAGGCCGTCCGCCGCACCCCGTACTGCGTCCTGCTGCTCGACGAGATCGAGAAGGCACACGTCGAGGTCACCTCGGCGCTGCTCGGTGTGCTCGACGCCGGCCGGCTGACCGACGCCCGCGGCCGCACGGTCGACTTCCGGCACACCATCGTGATCATGACGAGCAACCTGGGCTCGGAGCAGCTGCTCGCCGCCGCCACGGCCGGGACCCCGCTCGACGACGTCCGCGAGCCGCTGCTGGCGCTCGCCCGCGGTCACTTCCGGCCCGAGTTCCTCAACCGGATCGACGAGATCGTGCTGTTCGCCCCGCTCACCCCGGCGCAGCTGCACCGGATCGTGGAGATGATGCTGGCCGAGACGGGGGAGCGGCTGCGCGCCCAGGGCGTCACCCTCGACGCGGACGACGCCGCGATCGACCTCCTCGCCCGCCGCGGGCACCGGCCCGAGCACGGCGCGCGGCCGCTGCGCCGCACCATCGGCCGCGAGGTGGAGCGACGGCTGTCCCGGCTGCTGCTGTCCGGGGACCTGCGGCCCGGCGGGACCGTCCGGCTCACCGCCGACGGCGACGAGCTGGACGTCGCGGTGACGCCCGGGTGA
- a CDS encoding MarR family winged helix-turn-helix transcriptional regulator, whose amino-acid sequence MTATTPAAPVREDPAVPDRPLTLYLVKRLELAIRARMDEALRPHGLTTLQFTALTALRERDGLSSAQLARRSFVTPQTMNEMVRWLEKHGHVVRRRDPDNRRVLLLTLTTTGRDLLERCDPLVGAIEEEMLGAVPDVQHPLFRQSLELGYTALTDPGEGTPP is encoded by the coding sequence ATGACGGCGACGACGCCCGCCGCGCCGGTGCGGGAGGATCCTGCGGTGCCGGACCGACCGCTCACCCTGTACCTCGTCAAGCGCCTGGAACTGGCGATCCGGGCCCGGATGGACGAGGCGCTGCGCCCGCACGGGCTCACCACCCTGCAGTTCACGGCGCTCACCGCCCTGCGCGAACGGGACGGGCTGTCGTCCGCGCAGCTCGCCCGGCGCTCCTTCGTCACCCCGCAGACGATGAACGAGATGGTGCGCTGGCTGGAGAAGCACGGCCACGTCGTCCGCCGCCGGGACCCGGACAACCGCCGTGTCCTGCTGCTCACCCTGACCACCACCGGCCGTGACCTGCTGGAACGCTGCGACCCGCTGGTCGGGGCGATCGAGGAGGAGATGCTCGGCGCGGTGCCCGACGTCCAGCACCCGCTGTTCCGGCAGAGCCTGGAGCTCGGCTACACCGCACTGACCGACCCCGGGGAGGGGACACCGCCGTGA
- a CDS encoding amidohydrolase family protein, which translates to MTLDLDRLVAIDVHTHVEQDGHGCLSLDQELMDASAGYFRAGQDRTPTVATIAAHYRERSMAAVVFTVDAATATGHPALSSEEILDAAAEHPDVLIPFGSVDPHGGAASVARIRRLAERGARGFKFHPSLQEFEPDDRAHYPLYEAVAEAGVPALFHTGQTGIGAGLPGGRGIKLRYSNPMLLDDVAADHPDLTIVMAHPSVPWQDEAIAIATHKANAYIDLSGWRPKYFPPQLVRAAGSYLRDKVLFGSDFPVVTPDRWLEDFAGLDLRDEVRPLILKENAARVLGLR; encoded by the coding sequence GTGACGCTCGACCTCGACCGGCTCGTCGCGATCGACGTGCACACCCACGTCGAGCAGGACGGCCACGGCTGCCTGTCGCTCGACCAGGAACTGATGGACGCCTCGGCCGGGTACTTCCGCGCCGGCCAGGACCGCACCCCGACCGTCGCGACGATCGCCGCCCACTACCGGGAACGGTCCATGGCGGCCGTGGTCTTCACCGTCGACGCGGCCACGGCGACCGGGCACCCGGCGCTGTCGAGCGAGGAGATCCTCGACGCCGCGGCGGAGCACCCGGACGTGCTGATCCCGTTCGGCTCGGTCGACCCGCACGGCGGTGCCGCGTCGGTGGCCCGGATCCGCCGGCTGGCCGAGCGCGGCGCCCGCGGCTTCAAGTTCCACCCGTCGCTGCAGGAGTTTGAGCCGGACGACCGTGCCCACTACCCGCTGTACGAGGCCGTCGCCGAGGCCGGGGTCCCCGCCCTGTTCCACACCGGCCAGACCGGGATCGGCGCGGGCCTGCCGGGCGGGCGCGGCATCAAGCTGCGCTACTCGAACCCGATGCTGCTCGACGACGTCGCGGCCGACCACCCGGACCTGACGATCGTGATGGCGCACCCGTCGGTGCCCTGGCAGGACGAGGCGATCGCGATCGCCACGCACAAGGCGAACGCCTACATCGACCTGTCCGGCTGGCGGCCGAAGTACTTCCCTCCGCAGCTCGTGCGGGCCGCGGGCAGCTACCTGCGGGACAAGGTGCTGTTCGGGTCGGACTTCCCGGTGGTGACGCCGGACCGGTGGCTGGAGGACTTCGCGGGCCTGGACCTGCGCGACGAGGTGCGCCCGCTGATCCTCAAGGAGAACGCGGCCCGCGTGCTCGGCCTGCGCTGA
- a CDS encoding p-hydroxycinnamoyl CoA hydratase/lyase: MTEPWGNTVLVEFDEGIAWVSLNRPDKRNAMSPTLNDEMVATLDALEGDPRCRVLVLTGSGDAFSAGMDLKEYFREVDESGDPGLQIRVRRASAEWQWKRLSNWSKPTVAMVNGWCFGGAFTPLVACDLAISDEEAQYGLSEINWGIPPGGVVSRALAATVSQRDALYFIMTGEPFDGRRAAGMRLVNEAVPAGRLRERTRELALKLASMNPVVMRAAKVGYKLAQEMPWEQAEDYLYAKLEQSQFLDAERGRQQGLSQFLDDKSYRPGLSAYASE, encoded by the coding sequence ATGACCGAACCCTGGGGCAACACCGTCCTCGTCGAGTTCGACGAGGGGATCGCCTGGGTCTCGCTGAACCGCCCGGACAAGCGGAACGCGATGAGCCCGACCCTGAACGACGAGATGGTCGCGACCCTCGACGCCCTCGAGGGCGACCCGCGCTGCAGGGTCCTCGTGCTCACCGGCTCCGGCGACGCGTTCTCCGCCGGGATGGACCTCAAGGAGTACTTCCGCGAGGTCGACGAGTCCGGTGACCCCGGCCTGCAGATCCGGGTCCGCCGCGCCTCGGCCGAGTGGCAGTGGAAGCGCCTCTCGAACTGGTCCAAGCCGACGGTCGCGATGGTCAACGGCTGGTGCTTCGGCGGGGCCTTCACCCCGCTCGTGGCCTGTGACCTGGCGATCTCCGACGAGGAGGCGCAGTACGGCCTGTCGGAGATCAACTGGGGGATCCCGCCGGGCGGCGTGGTGTCCCGCGCGCTCGCGGCCACCGTGAGCCAGCGCGACGCGCTGTACTTCATCATGACCGGCGAGCCGTTCGACGGGCGCCGGGCCGCCGGGATGCGGCTGGTCAACGAGGCGGTCCCGGCCGGGCGGCTGCGCGAGCGGACCCGCGAGCTGGCGCTCAAGCTGGCGTCGATGAACCCGGTCGTCATGCGGGCGGCGAAGGTGGGCTACAAGCTCGCCCAGGAGATGCCGTGGGAGCAGGCCGAGGACTACCTCTACGCCAAGCTCGAGCAGTCCCAGTTCCTCGACGCCGAGCGCGGCCGGCAGCAGGGCCTGAGCCAGTTCCTCGACGACAAGTCCTACCGCCCGGGCCTGTCGGCGTACGCGAGCGAGTAG
- a CDS encoding benzaldehyde dehydrogenase, whose amino-acid sequence MAFLDPATWQDRVFTGAWTPGGDGVREVREPATGAVLGSVGAAGPADVDAAVERAVAAQKEWAATPHTERAAVLLRAATLFAEHAGEISDWLVRESGSVRLKAGIEIDGSAGECTQAAALASAPYGELLPAAGRVSLERRVPAGVVAVVSPFNFPLLLSMRSVAPALVLGNAVVVKPDPRTAVCGGVVIARVLEAAGLPAGVLQVLPGGAGAGAALVEHPRVPVLSFTGSTRAGRAIGAKAGELLKRAHLELGGNSALVLCADADLEAAASCGAFGSFLHQGQICMATGRHLVHRSLYDRYVELLGKKAEQLPVGDPFTGEVALGPIIDDGQLAKVADLVERSVAAGARLVQGGTADGPFFRPTVLADCHPGVPAYAEEVFGPVACVRPFDTLDEAAETASDTEYGLSLGVITADPAAGLALADRIPTGLVHVNDQTVNDDPSAPFGGVGASGVGRVGGARANVEAFTETQWVTVRAESARYPF is encoded by the coding sequence GTGGCTTTCCTCGATCCCGCGACGTGGCAGGACCGGGTGTTCACCGGTGCCTGGACACCCGGTGGCGACGGCGTCCGCGAGGTCCGCGAGCCGGCCACCGGTGCCGTCCTCGGCTCGGTCGGCGCGGCCGGCCCCGCCGACGTCGACGCCGCCGTCGAGCGGGCCGTGGCGGCGCAGAAGGAGTGGGCGGCGACCCCGCACACCGAGCGCGCCGCCGTCCTGCTGCGGGCCGCGACCCTGTTCGCCGAGCACGCGGGCGAGATCTCCGACTGGCTGGTCCGCGAGTCCGGGTCGGTCCGGCTCAAGGCCGGCATCGAGATCGACGGCTCGGCGGGCGAGTGCACGCAGGCCGCCGCGCTGGCGTCGGCCCCGTACGGCGAGCTGCTCCCGGCCGCGGGCCGGGTGAGCCTGGAGCGCAGGGTGCCGGCTGGCGTCGTCGCGGTGGTGTCGCCGTTCAACTTCCCGCTGCTGCTGTCGATGCGGTCGGTCGCCCCGGCGCTCGTGCTGGGCAACGCGGTCGTCGTGAAGCCGGACCCGCGCACCGCGGTGTGCGGCGGCGTCGTCATCGCGCGCGTCCTCGAGGCCGCCGGGCTCCCGGCCGGGGTGCTGCAGGTGCTGCCCGGCGGCGCCGGCGCCGGCGCCGCGCTCGTCGAGCACCCGCGGGTGCCGGTCCTGTCCTTCACCGGGTCCACCCGGGCCGGGCGCGCGATCGGCGCGAAGGCCGGGGAGCTGCTCAAGCGCGCCCACCTCGAGCTCGGCGGGAACAGCGCGCTCGTCCTGTGTGCGGACGCCGACCTGGAGGCCGCCGCCTCCTGCGGGGCGTTCGGCAGCTTCCTGCACCAGGGGCAGATCTGCATGGCCACCGGCAGGCACCTGGTGCACCGCTCGCTCTACGACCGCTACGTGGAGCTCCTCGGGAAGAAGGCCGAGCAGCTGCCGGTCGGTGACCCGTTCACCGGCGAGGTCGCGCTCGGCCCGATCATCGACGACGGCCAGCTCGCGAAGGTCGCCGATCTCGTCGAGCGCAGCGTCGCCGCCGGCGCCCGGCTCGTGCAGGGCGGGACCGCCGACGGCCCCTTCTTCCGGCCCACGGTGCTCGCCGACTGCCATCCGGGCGTCCCCGCCTACGCCGAGGAGGTGTTCGGCCCGGTCGCCTGCGTGCGTCCGTTCGACACCCTCGACGAGGCCGCCGAGACGGCGTCCGACACCGAGTACGGGCTGTCCCTCGGCGTCATCACCGCCGACCCCGCGGCCGGGCTCGCACTGGCCGACCGGATCCCGACCGGCCTGGTGCACGTCAACGACCAGACCGTCAACGACGACCCGTCCGCCCCGTTCGGCGGTGTCGGAGCCTCCGGCGTCGGCCGGGTCGGCGGCGCCCGCGCCAACGTCGAGGCCTTCACCGAGACCCAGTGGGTCACCGTCCGCGCGGAGTCCGCGCGCTACCCCTTCTGA
- a CDS encoding PaaX family transcriptional regulator C-terminal domain-containing protein, which yields MPMSDDGRARAEPQLLLTSLLGDYWYWRDEHIPSAALVRLLAEFGIGQENARAAMRRLAAKDLLTVSRHGRTTAYGIPPRTSDVIVDRTHRMLTFGASAPEWDGCWTVVAFSVPEQEREVRTALRSRLRVLGLAALYDGLWVSPRDLAGPARDLVAELGVARATVLRATEVPGGPSGGGPAAAFDLDGLAADYRGFVRTYEPLREDLAAGRIGPADALRIRTELRVAWRAFPERDPDLPAEMLPPGWLRTDAQRLFLEVYDRLGPLAEHRFRQLLAESDPDLAELASHHDSTRISRLHDELGDRGSRGDTPFEQAVRARRLDEVRRGRPSV from the coding sequence ATGCCGATGTCGGACGACGGGCGGGCCAGGGCCGAGCCGCAGCTGCTGCTGACCTCGCTGCTCGGTGACTACTGGTACTGGCGGGACGAGCACATCCCGTCCGCGGCGCTGGTGCGGCTGCTCGCCGAGTTCGGCATCGGGCAGGAGAACGCGCGTGCCGCGATGCGCCGGCTCGCCGCGAAGGACCTGCTGACGGTGTCCCGGCACGGCCGGACGACCGCCTACGGCATCCCGCCCCGGACCAGCGACGTGATCGTCGACCGCACGCACCGGATGCTCACCTTCGGAGCGTCCGCCCCCGAGTGGGACGGGTGCTGGACGGTCGTCGCGTTCTCGGTGCCGGAGCAGGAGCGCGAGGTCCGCACCGCGTTGCGGTCCCGGCTGCGAGTGCTCGGCCTGGCCGCCCTCTACGACGGGCTCTGGGTCTCGCCGCGCGATCTCGCCGGGCCCGCCCGCGACCTCGTCGCGGAGCTGGGCGTCGCGCGGGCCACGGTGCTGCGCGCGACCGAGGTGCCCGGCGGGCCGTCCGGCGGCGGGCCCGCGGCGGCGTTCGACCTCGACGGGCTGGCCGCGGACTACCGCGGATTCGTGCGGACCTACGAGCCGCTCCGCGAGGACCTGGCTGCCGGGCGGATCGGGCCGGCCGATGCCCTGCGGATCCGCACCGAGCTGCGGGTGGCGTGGCGGGCCTTCCCGGAGCGGGACCCCGACCTCCCCGCCGAGATGCTGCCGCCGGGGTGGCTGCGCACCGACGCCCAGCGGCTGTTCCTGGAGGTCTACGACCGGCTCGGACCGCTGGCCGAGCACCGGTTCCGGCAGCTGCTCGCCGAGTCCGACCCGGATCTCGCCGAGCTCGCCTCGCACCACGACAGCACGCGGATCTCCCGGCTGCACGACGAGCTCGGCGACCGGGGCTCGCGCGGGGACACGCCGTTCGAGCAGGCCGTCCGGGCGCGCAGGCTGGACGAGGTGCGGCGCGGCCGCCCCTCGGTCTGA
- a CDS encoding long-chain fatty acid--CoA ligase, translating into MRDDGLGSWPARRARMTPGRTALVHGDRHDTYADLARRTAALAAGLRGLGVRRGDRVGYLGPNHPAYLETLFATASLGAVFVPVNARLAAPELAFVLDDAGVSVLVHTPAAGALVDAAAARTLRERLVVGGSYDALAGAAAEPVDEPVGPDDPCLIMYTSGSTGRPKGAVLSHGNLTWNCVNVLVESDLSGDEVALVAAPLFHTAALGMTCLPTLLKGGTCVLMEAFDPTAALELVARHRVTLLFGVPAMYDALAARPEWADTDLSSVRTLLCGGSPVPAATARRWLERGLAFVQGYGMTETAPGVLVLDPASARTKAGTAGVPSFFTDVRIAGPSGEPVAPGERGEILVRGPNVMLGYWNRPDATDEALAGGWMHSGDVATADADGYVTVVDRIKDMIISGGENVYPAEIESALYEHPSVELCAVVGTPDARWGEVPRAVVVLRAGAAADADGIRAHLRDRLAGYKVPRHVDFADDLPRTGSGKVLKAALRERYG; encoded by the coding sequence GTGCGCGACGACGGACTGGGGTCGTGGCCCGCGCGCCGCGCCCGGATGACGCCGGGCCGGACGGCGCTGGTGCACGGCGACCGCCACGACACCTACGCCGACCTGGCCCGGCGGACCGCGGCGCTCGCCGCCGGGCTGCGCGGGCTCGGGGTGCGGCGCGGCGACCGGGTCGGCTACCTCGGCCCGAACCACCCGGCGTACCTGGAGACACTGTTCGCGACCGCGTCGCTCGGGGCGGTGTTCGTGCCGGTCAACGCCCGGCTGGCGGCCCCCGAGCTGGCGTTCGTGCTCGACGACGCCGGGGTGTCGGTGCTGGTGCACACCCCGGCGGCCGGGGCGCTGGTCGACGCCGCCGCGGCCCGGACGCTGCGCGAGCGGCTGGTCGTCGGCGGCTCCTACGACGCGCTGGCCGGCGCCGCGGCGGAGCCGGTCGACGAGCCGGTCGGGCCGGACGACCCGTGCCTGATCATGTACACCTCCGGCTCGACCGGCCGGCCGAAGGGTGCGGTGCTCTCGCACGGCAACCTGACCTGGAACTGCGTGAACGTCCTGGTCGAGTCGGACCTCTCCGGCGACGAGGTGGCGCTCGTCGCGGCACCGCTGTTCCACACCGCGGCGCTCGGCATGACGTGCCTGCCCACCCTGCTCAAGGGCGGGACGTGCGTGCTGATGGAGGCGTTCGACCCGACCGCCGCGCTGGAGCTCGTCGCCCGGCACCGGGTGACGCTGCTGTTCGGCGTCCCCGCCATGTACGACGCGCTCGCCGCCCGCCCCGAGTGGGCGGACACCGACCTGTCGAGCGTCCGGACCCTGCTCTGCGGCGGGTCCCCGGTGCCGGCCGCGACCGCGCGCCGGTGGCTGGAACGGGGCCTCGCGTTCGTGCAGGGCTACGGGATGACCGAGACCGCGCCCGGCGTGCTCGTGCTCGACCCGGCGTCGGCGCGGACCAAGGCGGGCACCGCCGGGGTGCCGTCGTTCTTCACCGACGTCCGGATCGCCGGCCCGTCCGGCGAGCCGGTGGCACCGGGGGAGCGGGGCGAGATCCTGGTGCGCGGGCCGAACGTGATGCTCGGCTACTGGAACCGGCCCGACGCCACCGACGAGGCGCTGGCCGGGGGCTGGATGCACTCCGGTGACGTCGCCACCGCCGACGCCGACGGCTACGTCACCGTCGTCGACCGGATCAAGGACATGATCATCTCGGGTGGGGAGAACGTCTACCCCGCGGAGATCGAGTCCGCGCTCTACGAGCATCCGTCCGTCGAGCTGTGCGCGGTCGTCGGCACGCCGGACGCGCGGTGGGGCGAGGTTCCCCGGGCGGTCGTCGTCCTGCGGGCCGGGGCGGCGGCGGACGCCGACGGCATCCGGGCGCACCTGCGCGACCGGCTCGCCGGGTACAAGGTGCCCCGGCACGTGGACTTCGCCGACGACCTGCCGCGCACCGGGTCCGGGAAGGTCCTCAAGGCCGCCCTGCGGGAGCGGTACGGATGA